Proteins from one Haloarchaeobius litoreus genomic window:
- a CDS encoding PH domain-containing protein, with the protein MTAADSTDVSGPEFDWLSLDEDEEIVWSGNPHPMSVVPALILGVPLIILLVGIVIIAAAYLWRENTDYVVTTDGLYTKSGVFSRDVQRVDFDKVQNISFSQGVVGTYFGYGNVDISTAGGSGVEMQFQSVADPKSVQERINRLIKENRRGSDRRGEDAPEKGEVLDEILTELRAMRETFERIETRQGGETGEIGEQPGTTGRPWHEDDDPANDR; encoded by the coding sequence ATGACAGCCGCCGATTCGACCGACGTGTCGGGCCCGGAGTTCGACTGGCTGAGCCTCGACGAGGACGAGGAAATCGTCTGGTCGGGCAACCCGCACCCGATGAGCGTCGTCCCCGCGCTCATCTTGGGGGTGCCGCTCATCATCCTCCTCGTCGGTATCGTCATCATCGCCGCCGCGTACCTCTGGCGCGAGAACACGGACTACGTCGTCACGACCGACGGGCTGTACACGAAGTCGGGCGTGTTCTCCCGGGACGTCCAGCGCGTCGACTTCGACAAGGTCCAGAACATCTCCTTCTCCCAGGGCGTCGTCGGGACCTACTTCGGCTACGGCAACGTCGACATCTCGACCGCGGGCGGCTCCGGCGTCGAGATGCAGTTCCAGTCGGTCGCCGACCCGAAGTCGGTCCAGGAGCGCATCAACCGGCTCATCAAGGAGAACCGCCGGGGGAGCGACCGCCGCGGCGAGGACGCGCCGGAGAAGGGCGAGGTGCTCGACGAGATACTCACCGAGCTCCGGGCGATGCGCGAGACGTTCGAGCGCATCGAGACACGCCAGGGCGGCGAGACGGGAGAAATCGGCGAACAGCCCGGCACGACCGGTCGTCCCTGGCACGAGGACGACGACCCAGCCAACGACCGATGA
- a CDS encoding NUDIX hydrolase has protein sequence MDIDSIAVVPDHCHRCGSEVATTEWEGDEHPWCPDCDTVLSRHPVPGVHIVVYDEECVLMLDEPIPQHEGLLSLPGGFAKYDEGPKETGLRELEEETGLTADPDDLSYVTVVHAEFPKSSLYLLTYAVHRSNVAGELEGEAEGFEAAFHPVDEVLSSTDRVRDSDQERIELAIDGPGRAA, from the coding sequence ATGGACATCGACTCCATCGCCGTCGTCCCCGACCACTGCCACCGCTGCGGAAGCGAAGTCGCCACGACAGAGTGGGAGGGAGACGAACACCCCTGGTGTCCCGACTGCGACACGGTGCTCTCGCGCCACCCCGTCCCGGGCGTCCACATCGTCGTCTACGACGAGGAGTGCGTCCTCATGCTCGACGAACCGATTCCACAGCACGAGGGGCTCCTCAGCCTCCCCGGCGGGTTCGCCAAGTACGACGAGGGGCCGAAGGAGACTGGGCTCCGGGAACTCGAAGAGGAGACGGGGCTCACCGCCGACCCCGACGACCTGTCGTACGTCACCGTCGTCCACGCGGAGTTCCCGAAGAGCTCGCTCTACCTCCTCACCTACGCGGTCCATCGGTCGAACGTCGCCGGCGAGCTCGAAGGCGAGGCCGAGGGGTTCGAGGCCGCGTTCCACCCGGTCGACGAGGTGCTATCGTCGACCGACCGCGTCCGCGACTCGGACCAGGAACGCATCGAGCTGGCCATCGACGGCCCGGGTCGTGCGGCGTAG
- a CDS encoding DNA-directed RNA polymerase subunit L, with translation MELTVTENLEQELRVEIAGEDHTFMNVLKGALLETDGVAAATYDVNPEQSGGQTEPILTVKTEDGVDPIDALQSAAQRVQEKTDAFRSAFEQAA, from the coding sequence ATGGAACTCACCGTCACGGAGAACCTCGAACAGGAGCTCCGCGTCGAGATCGCTGGCGAGGACCACACGTTCATGAACGTCCTCAAGGGCGCGCTGCTGGAGACGGACGGCGTCGCGGCCGCGACCTACGACGTGAACCCCGAGCAGTCCGGTGGACAGACAGAGCCCATCCTCACGGTCAAGACCGAGGATGGCGTCGACCCCATCGACGCGCTCCAGAGCGCCGCCCAGCGCGTACAGGAGAAGACCGACGCGTTCCGGAGCGCGTTCGAGCAGGCGGCGTAA
- the tpiA gene encoding triose-phosphate isomerase: MFVLVNLKAYPCDPVAVATAAANAADDSGVRIAVAPQAAHLDAVAETGVETWGQHIDPVEPGSQTGHTLAETVADAGATGTLINHSEYRVKLADLDGAVRAAERAGLETVACANNPAQVGAAAALGPDAVAVEPPELIGTGTPVSQADPDIVEDAVAAAAAVDPDVDVFCGAGISTGEDLAAAADLGATGVLLASGVAKADDPRAALDDLVAPL, encoded by the coding sequence ATGTTCGTCCTCGTCAACCTGAAGGCGTATCCGTGCGACCCCGTGGCGGTCGCGACCGCCGCGGCGAACGCGGCCGACGACAGCGGCGTCCGCATCGCCGTCGCACCGCAGGCGGCCCACCTCGACGCGGTCGCGGAGACCGGCGTCGAGACCTGGGGCCAGCACATCGACCCGGTCGAACCTGGGAGCCAGACCGGCCACACGCTCGCGGAGACGGTCGCCGACGCCGGCGCGACGGGAACCCTCATCAATCACTCCGAGTACCGCGTGAAGCTCGCCGACCTCGACGGCGCGGTCCGTGCCGCCGAACGCGCCGGACTGGAGACGGTCGCCTGCGCGAACAACCCGGCCCAGGTCGGCGCGGCGGCCGCACTCGGCCCGGATGCCGTGGCGGTCGAGCCGCCGGAGCTCATCGGCACCGGGACGCCCGTCAGCCAGGCGGACCCGGACATCGTCGAGGACGCCGTCGCGGCCGCGGCGGCGGTCGACCCCGACGTCGACGTGTTCTGCGGGGCCGGCATCTCGACCGGCGAGGACCTCGCGGCGGCGGCCGACCTCGGCGCGACCGGCGTCCTGCTGGCCTCCGGCGTCGCGAAGGCCGACGACCCCCGGGCCGCGCTCGACGACCTCGTCGCACCGCTCTGA
- a CDS encoding DUF7550 family protein, with product MSEDTDSVESEHDAAEDHAHDDHGHGSDHADEQHASRVTSPMQEFEMSQVAFGAVVMLVGVIVTIGLPVLLA from the coding sequence ATGAGCGAGGACACCGACAGCGTCGAGTCGGAGCACGACGCAGCAGAGGACCACGCGCACGACGACCACGGGCACGGCAGCGACCACGCGGACGAGCAGCACGCGAGCCGGGTCACGTCGCCGATGCAGGAGTTCGAGATGAGCCAGGTCGCCTTCGGCGCGGTCGTCATGCTCGTCGGCGTCATCGTCACCATCGGGCTGCCGGTGCTGCTGGCCTGA
- a CDS encoding PH domain-containing protein — protein sequence MSRDWLTLEDDEDVLWAASPRVQSIIPALFVGLLIAVVPAGASLLAPDALPVPVWPLVLLGVLPPVFTYIWIRNVEFVVTNRRCYRKQGVLSRDVLAVGFESVQNSSYEQGVFGTLFGHGTVSIDTAGGLGTELTFWNVEDPRSVQSLVLDQREAFDEGGDEFPGTVEQWQAVLAEVRRLRRAAERYEQSSR from the coding sequence ATGAGCCGCGACTGGCTCACGCTGGAGGACGACGAGGACGTCCTCTGGGCGGCCTCGCCGCGCGTCCAGAGCATCATCCCGGCGTTGTTCGTCGGGCTGCTGATCGCCGTCGTCCCGGCAGGCGCGTCCCTGCTCGCGCCCGACGCATTACCGGTGCCGGTGTGGCCGCTCGTCCTGCTCGGCGTCCTGCCCCCGGTGTTCACGTACATCTGGATACGCAACGTCGAGTTCGTCGTGACGAACCGGCGCTGCTACCGCAAGCAGGGCGTGCTCTCGCGGGACGTGCTCGCGGTCGGCTTCGAGAGCGTCCAGAACAGCTCCTACGAGCAGGGCGTCTTCGGCACGCTGTTCGGTCACGGGACCGTCTCCATCGACACGGCGGGGGGGCTGGGCACCGAGTTGACCTTCTGGAACGTCGAGGACCCGCGCTCGGTCCAGAGCCTCGTGCTCGACCAGCGCGAGGCGTTCGACGAGGGGGGCGACGAGTTCCCGGGGACGGTCGAACAGTGGCAGGCGGTGCTCGCGGAGGTCCGACGGCTGAGACGGGCGGCAGAACGGTACGAACAGTCCTCTCGTTGA
- a CDS encoding J domain-containing protein, with protein sequence MTETFYDVLGVDTDATQDEITAAYRERVKETHPDLNDSGDAAEAFQRVAEAEEVLSDPDERARYDRLGHASYQRMFGDADGWGRTRTDDDAAKTDDGAGRGRATGDERRSWADGTYGNRNRRQEYPGSDRETAGEGNRTRRSYYVGDTDGSGGGSTRSGGASASTDGGATGTGSSFDGAARRKTRGQGEHVAADEAEADEWDGFSVHDWDEEELAQEPVTVSLSQQSLVLAVLTFLMYPFLAYVTVSPQLNLFVNVVIGACTLLLLGYLLTIPRIAVVGFGALSIGLPFVLAFVGVNLLAPMSVFLVGACVVPFWYALAFRHIVG encoded by the coding sequence ATGACGGAGACGTTCTACGACGTCCTCGGCGTCGATACCGACGCCACGCAGGACGAGATAACGGCGGCCTATCGCGAGCGGGTCAAGGAGACGCATCCGGACCTGAACGACAGCGGGGACGCCGCCGAGGCGTTCCAGCGCGTTGCCGAGGCCGAGGAGGTCCTCTCGGACCCGGACGAGCGGGCGCGCTACGACCGGCTCGGGCACGCCTCCTACCAGCGGATGTTCGGCGACGCGGACGGCTGGGGTCGGACGCGGACCGACGACGATGCGGCCAAGACCGACGACGGTGCCGGCCGCGGGCGGGCGACGGGCGACGAGCGGCGGAGCTGGGCCGACGGCACGTACGGCAACCGGAACCGGCGGCAGGAGTACCCCGGTTCGGACCGCGAGACCGCCGGGGAGGGGAACCGCACGAGGCGGAGCTACTACGTCGGCGACACCGACGGCTCGGGCGGTGGGTCGACCAGAAGCGGTGGCGCCTCCGCCTCGACCGACGGCGGCGCGACGGGAACGGGCTCGTCGTTCGACGGTGCAGCCCGGCGGAAGACCCGCGGCCAGGGCGAGCACGTTGCCGCCGACGAGGCGGAGGCCGACGAGTGGGACGGCTTCTCCGTCCACGACTGGGACGAGGAGGAGCTGGCGCAGGAGCCGGTGACAGTCAGCCTCTCACAGCAGTCGCTGGTGCTCGCCGTGCTGACGTTCCTGATGTACCCGTTCCTCGCGTACGTCACCGTCTCACCCCAGCTGAACCTGTTCGTCAACGTCGTCATCGGGGCGTGTACGCTGCTGCTGCTGGGCTACCTGCTCACCATCCCGCGCATCGCCGTGGTGGGCTTCGGCGCGCTGAGCATCGGGCTCCCGTTCGTGCTCGCGTTCGTCGGCGTG
- a CDS encoding J domain-containing protein → MAVVERHACEGCDREFSLDNLHAVTMPGGSRAVCCPECREYAETVTDSGSDIDQRRRECDGCTEEHLVSELEEVILSDGTSVLCCPSCAEHAPSNDDDPGERRQEESEAETAAELESKEPSKASRQRNLCQQCNDWYSIELYRVVTVDERTEKFCPDCMEQARDDGIIKDVRMRRAEAYEVLGASGFADEDDLRDAYISEVKQVHPDRADGSRAEFKRVQAAYDRLLDEF, encoded by the coding sequence ATGGCTGTGGTCGAACGACACGCCTGTGAAGGCTGTGACCGCGAGTTCTCCCTCGACAACCTCCATGCGGTCACGATGCCGGGTGGGTCGCGAGCCGTCTGCTGCCCCGAATGCCGCGAGTACGCGGAGACGGTCACCGACAGCGGCTCCGATATCGACCAGCGACGCCGCGAGTGCGACGGCTGCACCGAGGAGCACCTCGTCTCCGAGCTCGAGGAGGTCATCCTCTCGGACGGGACCAGCGTGCTCTGCTGTCCCTCCTGTGCCGAACACGCCCCGTCGAACGACGACGACCCGGGCGAGCGCCGACAGGAGGAGAGCGAGGCCGAGACGGCGGCCGAACTCGAGTCCAAGGAGCCCTCGAAGGCGAGCCGCCAGCGCAACCTCTGCCAGCAGTGCAACGACTGGTACTCCATCGAACTCTACCGCGTCGTCACGGTCGACGAACGCACCGAGAAGTTCTGTCCGGACTGCATGGAGCAGGCCCGCGACGACGGCATCATCAAGGACGTCCGGATGCGCCGGGCCGAGGCCTACGAGGTGCTCGGCGCGTCGGGCTTCGCGGACGAGGACGACCTCCGCGACGCGTACATCAGCGAGGTCAAACAGGTCCACCCCGACCGGGCCGACGGCTCGCGAGCGGAGTTCAAGCGCGTGCAGGCCGCCTACGACCGCCTGCTGGACGAGTTCTAG
- a CDS encoding toll/interleukin-1 receptor domain-containing protein, translating to MAEEQVFVSHAPSDLDLVQELFSTVQNLHIDVHIALEEVEPGRNRQDLEGRLANSDLLVVVLTEGGATNSWVNQEIGYAVAKGIPILPVYTDGVEPEGYLQRHERVELDPDEMDVSVFNLLCRLRSELAPLGTLSTPNWFVRFPCNFENCGTAVTLDIEETQKKLWQMYEHNQALVATCEECDAQYFFNPATLGYVRREDPV from the coding sequence ATGGCCGAAGAGCAGGTGTTCGTCTCCCACGCGCCGTCCGATCTCGACCTCGTCCAGGAGCTGTTCTCGACGGTCCAGAACCTGCACATCGACGTCCACATCGCGCTCGAGGAGGTCGAGCCCGGGCGCAACCGCCAGGACCTGGAGGGACGGCTCGCCAACAGCGACCTGCTCGTCGTCGTCCTCACCGAGGGAGGCGCGACGAACAGCTGGGTGAACCAGGAGATCGGCTACGCGGTCGCGAAGGGGATTCCCATCCTGCCAGTGTACACCGACGGGGTCGAGCCCGAGGGCTACCTCCAGCGTCACGAGCGGGTCGAGCTCGACCCCGACGAGATGGACGTCTCGGTGTTCAACCTGCTCTGCCGTCTGCGGTCGGAGCTCGCGCCGCTGGGCACGCTCTCGACGCCGAACTGGTTCGTCCGGTTCCCGTGTAACTTCGAGAACTGTGGCACGGCGGTGACCCTCGACATCGAGGAGACCCAGAAGAAGCTCTGGCAGATGTACGAGCACAACCAGGCACTGGTGGCGACCTGCGAGGAGTGCGACGCGCAGTACTTCTTCAACCCGGCGACGCTCGGCTACGTGCGGCGCGAGGACCCGGTCTAG
- a CDS encoding YlbF family regulator produces the protein MSIETSGESTEESDSVEQRARELGRALRDLPEYERFDEAQAAVEASEEAQAKIEEFEQVRQEFMLARQTGQASQEDLEELQNTQQELHDIPVMAEYLEAQNQLDARLERVNSTISAELGLDFADEASGCCND, from the coding sequence ATGAGCATCGAGACGAGTGGTGAGAGCACCGAGGAGTCGGATTCCGTCGAGCAGCGAGCGCGCGAACTCGGTCGTGCGCTCCGTGACCTGCCGGAGTACGAGCGATTCGACGAGGCCCAAGCCGCCGTCGAGGCCAGCGAGGAGGCGCAGGCGAAGATCGAGGAGTTCGAGCAGGTCCGCCAGGAGTTCATGCTCGCACGCCAGACCGGCCAGGCGTCCCAGGAGGATCTGGAGGAGCTCCAGAACACCCAGCAGGAGCTCCACGACATCCCGGTGATGGCGGAGTACCTCGAGGCCCAGAACCAGCTGGATGCCCGTCTGGAGCGGGTCAACAGCACCATCTCCGCCGAGCTCGGCCTCGACTTCGCCGACGAGGCGAGTGGCTGCTGTAACGACTAG
- a CDS encoding 1,4-dihydroxy-2-naphthoyl-CoA synthase: MVSELFDPARWEELDRDYRDITYHRATESGTVRIAFDRPDVRNAFRPGTVDELYDALDHAKRQTDVGCVLLTGNGPSSKDGGWAFCSGGDQTVRGGEGYEYRDEDADREGAAKGGRLHILEVQRLIRHIPKPVLCVVPGWAVGGGHSLHVVCDMTIASVEHGKFKQTDPDVASFDGGFGSAYLAKQVGQKKAREIFFLGKTYDAQEAADMGMVNETVPHEELEDVALEWAEEMNSKSPTAMRMLKYAFNMTDDGLVGQQTFAGEATRLAYMTDEAQEGRDAFVEKRDPDFSEYDWHY; encoded by the coding sequence ATGGTTTCGGAACTGTTCGACCCCGCGCGGTGGGAGGAGCTCGACCGCGACTACCGCGACATCACCTACCACCGGGCGACGGAGTCCGGGACGGTCCGCATCGCGTTCGACCGGCCGGACGTGCGCAACGCCTTCCGGCCGGGGACGGTGGACGAGCTGTACGACGCGCTGGACCACGCGAAGCGCCAGACGGACGTGGGCTGTGTCCTGCTGACGGGGAACGGGCCGTCGTCGAAGGACGGCGGCTGGGCCTTCTGCTCCGGCGGCGACCAGACCGTGCGCGGTGGCGAGGGCTACGAGTACCGCGACGAGGACGCCGACCGGGAGGGCGCGGCCAAGGGTGGCCGACTGCACATCCTGGAGGTGCAGCGACTCATCCGTCACATCCCGAAGCCGGTGCTCTGCGTGGTGCCGGGCTGGGCGGTCGGCGGCGGGCACTCGCTGCACGTGGTCTGTGACATGACCATCGCGAGCGTGGAGCACGGGAAGTTCAAGCAGACGGACCCCGACGTGGCCAGCTTCGACGGCGGCTTCGGCTCCGCCTACCTCGCCAAGCAGGTCGGTCAGAAGAAGGCCCGCGAGATCTTCTTCCTGGGGAAGACCTACGACGCACAGGAGGCCGCCGACATGGGGATGGTGAACGAGACGGTGCCACACGAGGAGCTGGAGGACGTCGCCCTGGAGTGGGCCGAGGAGATGAACTCCAAGTCGCCGACTGCGATGCGGATGCTCAAGTACGCGTTCAACATGACCGACGACGGGCTGGTCGGCCAGCAGACGTTCGCGGGCGAGGCGACCAGGCTCGCGTACATGACCGACGAGGCCCAGGAGGGCCGCGACGCGTTCGTCGAGAAGCGCGACCCCGACTTCTCGGAGTACGACTGGCACTACTGA
- the hisF gene encoding imidazole glycerol phosphate synthase subunit HisF produces MALTKRIIPCIDVDLDEDGNAAVYTGVNFENLAYTGDPVEMARRYNESGADEFVFLDITASADGRETMLDTVSAVADEVFIPLTVGGGIRTTDDIKETLRAGADKVSINSGALATPELVNAGARSFGNQCIVISVDARRRFDEQGEHYAQVDGESCWFECTVKGGREGTGRDVVEWAQEAAERGAGELFVNSIDADGTKDGYDIPLTKAVCDTVDTPVIASSGCGGPEDMYEVFTDAGADAALAASIFHFDEYSIAEVKEYLDEHDVPVRL; encoded by the coding sequence ATGGCACTCACGAAGCGCATCATCCCCTGCATCGACGTGGACCTGGACGAGGACGGCAACGCGGCCGTCTACACGGGCGTGAACTTCGAGAACCTCGCGTACACGGGCGACCCCGTCGAGATGGCCCGGCGGTACAACGAGTCGGGCGCGGACGAGTTCGTCTTCCTCGACATCACCGCGTCGGCCGACGGGCGGGAGACGATGCTCGACACGGTGAGCGCGGTCGCGGACGAGGTGTTCATCCCGCTGACCGTCGGCGGCGGCATCCGCACGACCGACGACATCAAGGAGACGCTGCGGGCCGGCGCGGACAAGGTCTCGATCAACTCCGGTGCGCTGGCGACCCCCGAGCTGGTGAACGCCGGGGCGCGGTCGTTCGGCAACCAGTGCATCGTCATCAGCGTGGACGCCCGACGCAGGTTCGACGAGCAGGGCGAGCACTACGCGCAGGTCGACGGGGAGTCCTGCTGGTTCGAGTGCACCGTCAAGGGCGGCCGCGAGGGGACCGGCCGCGACGTGGTGGAGTGGGCGCAGGAGGCCGCAGAGCGCGGGGCGGGCGAGCTGTTCGTCAACTCCATCGACGCCGACGGGACGAAGGACGGCTACGACATCCCGCTGACGAAGGCGGTCTGTGACACCGTCGACACGCCCGTCATCGCCTCCTCGGGCTGTGGCGGTCCGGAGGACATGTACGAGGTGTTCACCGACGCCGGTGCGGACGCCGCGCTCGCCGCCTCCATCTTCCACTTCGACGAGTACTCCATCGCCGAGGTGAAGGAGTACCTCGACGAGCACGACGTCCCGGTGCGACTGTAG
- a CDS encoding VOC family protein, which produces MAIDGLHHLVLLVDELPAAEDYYRDLFDLGVQFREGVRDGDPGTVPDHLTWPEAIEAGIEPTMSFLGRDGFFLAVAADPDATDGTGRVDHVALAVSPATFELVADRAEASGAPVERNAAHHCTFDDRYGVEWELNAKPRPPNRAFDEFDA; this is translated from the coding sequence ATGGCAATCGACGGCCTCCACCACCTCGTCCTGCTCGTCGACGAGCTCCCCGCCGCCGAGGACTACTACCGCGACCTGTTCGACCTCGGCGTGCAGTTCCGGGAGGGTGTCCGCGACGGCGACCCGGGCACCGTCCCCGACCACCTCACCTGGCCCGAGGCCATCGAGGCGGGTATCGAGCCCACGATGTCGTTCCTCGGTCGCGACGGGTTCTTCCTCGCCGTCGCGGCCGACCCGGACGCGACCGACGGCACCGGTCGCGTCGACCACGTCGCGCTCGCGGTCAGCCCGGCAACGTTCGAACTGGTCGCGGACCGGGCCGAAGCGTCGGGCGCGCCCGTCGAGCGCAACGCCGCCCATCACTGCACCTTCGATGACCGCTACGGCGTCGAGTGGGAGCTGAACGCGAAGCCGCGGCCGCCGAACCGGGCGTTCGACGAGTTCGACGCCTGA
- the dph2 gene encoding diphthamide biosynthesis enzyme Dph2 — protein sequence MSQESYSEGDLRNTGMSLKHDREWDYELDRIVDAVEERDADKVGLQFPEGLKRRGPRVADDLREILPDDVTVVISGQPCYGACDLDTYLMRRTDVFVHFGHSPMKESDKIIYVPLFSNVEVLPSVDRAIDEELAGDDVGLVTTAQHMNRFEEMREHLEDAGYTVHTRKGDDRLTHEGQVLGCNYASADIDADQILYVGGGKFHPLGLAMEHPDKKVVIADPVNNVLTVADTEKFMKQRYGAVHRAMDAEKFGVIFCTKIGQGRWDQAEEIVDNNDDAYLITMDEVTPDRLRNFDMDAFVNTGCPRITTDDGPQFHKPMLTPQEYRIAIGEEPLDALEFDTFHGTW from the coding sequence ATGAGTCAGGAATCGTACTCCGAGGGCGACCTCCGGAACACCGGCATGTCCCTCAAGCACGACCGCGAGTGGGACTACGAACTCGACCGCATCGTCGACGCGGTCGAGGAGCGCGACGCAGACAAGGTCGGCCTCCAGTTCCCCGAGGGGCTGAAACGACGCGGCCCCAGAGTCGCCGACGACCTCCGCGAGATCCTCCCCGACGACGTCACCGTCGTCATCTCCGGGCAGCCCTGCTACGGCGCGTGCGACCTCGACACCTATCTGATGCGCCGGACCGACGTGTTCGTCCACTTCGGGCACTCCCCGATGAAGGAGTCTGACAAGATCATCTACGTCCCCCTCTTCTCCAACGTCGAGGTCCTCCCGAGCGTCGACCGCGCCATCGACGAGGAGCTGGCGGGCGACGACGTCGGCCTCGTCACCACCGCCCAGCACATGAACCGGTTCGAGGAGATGCGCGAGCACCTTGAGGACGCCGGCTACACCGTCCACACGCGCAAGGGCGACGACCGCCTCACCCACGAGGGGCAGGTGCTCGGCTGCAACTACGCCTCCGCGGACATCGACGCCGACCAGATACTCTACGTCGGCGGCGGCAAGTTCCACCCGCTCGGGCTCGCGATGGAGCACCCCGACAAGAAGGTCGTCATCGCCGACCCCGTCAACAACGTGCTCACCGTTGCGGACACGGAGAAGTTCATGAAGCAGCGCTACGGTGCCGTCCACCGCGCGATGGACGCCGAGAAGTTCGGCGTCATCTTCTGTACGAAGATCGGCCAGGGCCGCTGGGACCAGGCCGAGGAGATCGTCGACAACAACGACGATGCCTACCTCATCACCATGGACGAGGTCACCCCGGACCGCCTCCGGAACTTCGACATGGACGCCTTCGTCAACACCGGCTGTCCGCGCATCACCACCGACGACGGCCCGCAGTTCCACAAGCCGATGCTCACGCCCCAGGAGTACCGCATCGCCATCGGCGAGGAACCGCTGGACGCGCTGGAGTTCGACACGTTCCACGGCACCTGGTGA